A single Triticum dicoccoides isolate Atlit2015 ecotype Zavitan chromosome 2A, WEW_v2.0, whole genome shotgun sequence DNA region contains:
- the LOC119358860 gene encoding putative expansin-B14, with protein sequence MASSSFVAFVTLASSCLLILHSRSVSGWSDGGATWYGPRHGAGSDGGACGYHGDVEQPPFSAMITAGGSSIFNGGKGCGACYQVRCIGNPACSGSPVTVVVTDQCPGGPCQVKAAHFDLSGKAFGAMAKPGQDDNLRNVGKLRIQYNRVPCNWHGLDIAFKVDAGSNPNYLAVLIEDEAGDGDLSAVELQQRGGSWAPMQESWGAVWKYNAGSTLQAPISFRLTSGSGKKLVARNGIPSGWQAGKTYRSIVNFQ encoded by the exons ATGGCTTCTTCTTCCTTCGTCGCTTTCGTGACCCTAGCCAGCAGCTGCCTCCTCATCCTCCATTCGCGCAGCGTCTCCGGCTGGTCAGACGGCGGCGCGACGTGGTACGGTCCCCGCCACGGCGCCGGCTCTGACG GTGGTGCGTGCGGGTACCATGGCGACGTGGAGCAGCCGCCGTTCTCCGCCATGATCACGGCGGGTGGCTCCTCCATCTTCAATGGCGGCAAGGGCTGCGGCGCTTGCTATCAGGTTAGATGCATCGGCAATCCGGCCTGCTCTGGGTCCCCGGTGACCGTGGTCGTCACAGACCAGTGCCCCGGCGGGCCGTGCCAGGTCAAGGCTGCGCACTTTGACCTCAGCGGGAAAGCGTTCGGCGCCATGGCCAAGCCTGGCCAGGATGACAACCTCCGCAACGTCGGCAAGCTTAGAATCCAGTACAACCG GGTTCCGTGCAACTGGCATGGGCTCGACATCGCCTTCAAGGTGGACGCCGGCTCCAACCCCAACTACCTCGCGGTGCTCATCGAGGACGAAGCTGGCGACGGTGACCTGTCCGCGGTCGAGCTTCAGCAGCGCGGCGGCAGCTGGGCGCCGATGCAGGAGTCGTGGGGCGCCGTCTGGAAGTACAACGCCGGGTCCACCCTGCAGGCACCTATATCGTTCCGCCTCACCTCCGGCTCCGGCAAGAAGCTCGTCGCCAGGAATGGCATCCCCTCTGGCTGGCAGGCCGGCAAGACCTACCGATCCATCGTAAACTTCCAGTGA